The Arachidicoccus terrestris genome includes the window ATGTAGGACAGCTCATGAAATTCTGCAAGAAGGATGGCAGTCGTAATACAGCCTTTATTGAACGTTTGCTATTTTCTGCAATGATTGAAGCCAGAAGCTGTGAAAGATTCAAGCTACTTTCTACCAATATTAAAGACCAGCAGCTGGCTAAGTTCTACTACGACTTAATGGTATCCGAGGCCGGCCATTATACACTTTTTTTGAACTTCGCCCGAAAATATGCCAGAGATGTGGATGTAGACGCAAGATGGCAACAGTGGCTGGAATTCGAATCGGAGCTCATACAATCTTATGGCAAA containing:
- the miaE gene encoding tRNA-(ms[2]io[6]A)-hydroxylase, with translation MLGLKLTTDPRWANIAEDNLSEILTDHAWCEQKAASNAISLIANNSEYPDLVQSLTEVALEEMQHFQMVINLIWQKGYTLGRERKDDYVGQLMKFCKKDGSRNTAFIERLLFSAMIEARSCERFKLLSTNIKDQQLAKFYYDLMVSEAGHYTLFLNFARKYARDVDVDARWQQWLEFESELIQSYGKKEQIHG